A single region of the Planctomycetota bacterium genome encodes:
- the lnt gene encoding apolipoprotein N-acyltransferase, producing MKKHLLLPFLASLLLCLSFHPANQGWIIWLALIPLVFYIRLETNYKRLVFISWASGFLFFFTGLWWLRYVTFAGLVILGVILGLYFVVFAVASKIIQKKLGDSAYYLTIPFWWVFLEFARAYVLTGFPWLFLGHTQYNWLIFIQICDITGVYGISFLIASVNSFLTFVLVRAIERKAPKQETKTLTAVWASVIAVLILSSLIYGSLRMKSIEVETGPKISLVQGNIPQSLKIAPDSAERIYNKHIELTKKAKAENPDLIVWAETMYPGLVTESAGELDNLKTLAKEFQSEMLIGAVADRSKLSERFELYNSAYYLSATGEILGSYDKIHLVPVSELLPFRTIMPWLEDLALYFSGLEQLPMLNPGTKLEPFVLNGSRFGVLICYESVFPELSRQVTRKGARFIMNLSNDGWFWDSAELEQILAISAFRAVENRIGFVRATNTGISAFISPIGRMDIFTDEKGKAKEIEGVFTRNVEVANIGTVYSRWGDWFPALCAVVFALIISSKIVEINLTRKPIIS from the coding sequence ATGAAAAAACACCTGTTGCTTCCGTTTCTGGCTTCGCTCCTTTTATGCCTGAGCTTCCATCCGGCTAACCAGGGCTGGATTATCTGGCTCGCGTTAATTCCGCTGGTTTTTTATATCCGCCTTGAAACGAATTACAAGCGCCTGGTTTTCATCTCCTGGGCGTCCGGATTCCTCTTCTTTTTCACCGGTTTATGGTGGCTGCGCTATGTCACCTTCGCAGGGCTCGTAATTTTGGGCGTCATCCTGGGATTATATTTCGTGGTCTTCGCTGTGGCTTCCAAGATAATCCAGAAGAAATTAGGCGACAGCGCATATTATTTAACCATCCCGTTTTGGTGGGTGTTTCTGGAGTTTGCTCGTGCATACGTCCTGACCGGTTTCCCCTGGCTTTTCCTGGGGCATACCCAGTATAACTGGCTGATATTCATACAGATATGCGATATCACCGGGGTCTATGGGATATCGTTTCTTATCGCCTCGGTCAATTCGTTCCTGACCTTTGTCTTGGTGCGCGCGATAGAGCGCAAAGCGCCCAAGCAGGAGACAAAAACACTCACCGCGGTTTGGGCATCGGTTATTGCCGTGCTGATTCTGTCATCGCTTATATACGGGTCTTTGCGCATGAAATCAATCGAGGTGGAAACCGGCCCTAAAATCAGCTTAGTACAGGGCAATATTCCGCAAAGCCTGAAAATCGCGCCTGACAGCGCGGAGAGGATTTATAATAAACATATAGAGCTTACCAAAAAGGCAAAGGCGGAAAACCCTGATTTGATTGTCTGGGCAGAGACGATGTATCCGGGTTTGGTTACGGAGTCGGCAGGGGAGCTGGACAACCTGAAAACGCTTGCCAAGGAGTTCCAGTCTGAGATGCTTATCGGTGCCGTGGCGGACAGGAGCAAATTGTCAGAGAGGTTTGAGCTTTATAACAGCGCCTATTATCTCTCAGCAACAGGCGAGATATTAGGGAGTTACGATAAAATACATCTTGTGCCGGTGAGTGAATTGCTACCTTTCCGCACTATTATGCCGTGGCTGGAGGATTTGGCATTATATTTTTCAGGTTTGGAGCAACTGCCGATGCTCAATCCCGGCACAAAGTTAGAGCCTTTTGTATTGAATGGTTCCCGATTCGGCGTTTTGATTTGCTACGAGAGCGTCTTTCCGGAACTCAGCCGCCAGGTTACCAGAAAAGGCGCGCGGTTTATAATGAACCTCTCCAATGACGGCTGGTTTTGGGACAGCGCCGAGTTGGAGCAAATCCTGGCTATTTCCGCATTCCGGGCGGTGGAAAACCGAATCGGTTTCGTCCGCGCCACCAATACCGGCATATCCGCCTTTATCTCGCCCATCGGCAGGATGGATATTTTTACCGACGAAAAAGGCAAGGCAAAGGAGATAGAAGGGGTCTTTACGCGCAATGTTGAAGTTGCCAATATCGGGACAGTTTACAGCCGCTGGGGTGACTGGTTTCCGGCCCTTTGTGCCGTAGTTTTTGCGCTAATTATCTCATCTAAAATTGTGGAAATTAACTTGACAAGGAAACCGATAATTAGTTAG
- a CDS encoding rod shape-determining protein MreC has protein sequence MLGYNKPFPLAFLLFAFVVFLIPAKADGPVKSMIITPFTPFARILPAQKASPVINKKDGADTKKETASERLAKLEKEIESLKAENIILANDNRELKSKLSSISSFIEVASSSRKINEAYELISADVILADDSSSWRKGITINRGSNSKIEVGLPVVYGKYLVGRVVECGPFNSRVQLLTDPVFRIKAFAAASQKVPSEKKEKKDIPETIQAVPEKTAKPTASGNGVLEGKSTSECILKYISRSIPVEEGWIVFSAQDISETYPKGLLIGEVVAAKQESYFSLLTVKPFLDFNSLENVIIIKKK, from the coding sequence ATGCTTGGTTATAATAAACCGTTCCCTCTGGCTTTTCTCCTGTTTGCTTTTGTTGTTTTCCTCATCCCCGCTAAGGCAGACGGTCCTGTCAAATCAATGATTATCACGCCTTTTACCCCATTTGCAAGGATTTTGCCTGCCCAAAAGGCTTCGCCGGTCATTAATAAAAAAGATGGCGCTGATACGAAGAAAGAAACTGCTTCCGAGCGCCTCGCAAAGCTGGAAAAAGAAATAGAATCCCTTAAGGCTGAGAATATAATCCTGGCGAATGACAACCGGGAATTGAAAAGTAAATTGAGCAGTATCTCGAGTTTTATCGAGGTCGCGTCTTCCTCCAGGAAAATAAACGAGGCGTACGAACTTATTTCGGCTGACGTTATTTTAGCCGATGATTCCTCCAGCTGGAGAAAGGGAATTACGATTAACCGCGGGAGCAATAGCAAGATTGAGGTCGGGTTGCCCGTGGTTTACGGTAAATACCTGGTCGGCCGGGTGGTGGAATGCGGCCCTTTTAACAGCCGGGTGCAGCTTTTGACGGACCCTGTCTTTAGGATAAAAGCCTTTGCAGCGGCTTCCCAAAAAGTGCCTTCCGAGAAGAAAGAAAAGAAAGACATACCCGAAACAATTCAGGCCGTACCGGAAAAAACAGCCAAACCAACCGCCTCGGGCAACGGCGTCCTGGAGGGCAAATCCACGTCCGAATGCATCCTTAAGTATATATCCAGGAGCATACCGGTTGAGGAAGGCTGGATAGTTTTTTCTGCCCAGGATATTTCGGAAACTTACCCGAAGGGCTTGCTTATCGGCGAGGTCGTTGCGGCGAAGCAGGAAAGCTATTTTTCGTTGTTGACGGTAAAGCCGTTTCTGGATTTTAACAGCCTGGAGAATGTTATAATCATTAAGAAGAAATAA
- a CDS encoding WG repeat-containing protein, whose translation MRRIILFISLSVLCLVGCEASNKEISENQITPLADTDDAVLLPVKQHGKYGYIDRTGKIIIKPQFDSASDFSEDLARIKVNKKSGYIDKTGKVIIEPLFDSAGPFHEGLARVEIAKKHGYIDKTGRTTIDLQFDYCGNFSEGLAMIGFIINENKDVPIYERHYKCGYIDKTGKIIMEPQFAWANDFSDGLAVVRIGPEFLKGKYGYIDKTGKMVVEPRDRSAKDFSEGLAWVYNGLNEGGGYIDNTGKIIIKSDAVVSGPFSEGLAWIRIYDKKGAKWGYIDKTGKIVIDPQFDYAYSPNSDFSEGLALVSLKGRWCYIDKTGKAVIKLESDISGYPFSQGIARVEKRSFIESSTQQMGKIGYIDKTGKYIWEPAK comes from the coding sequence ATGAGACGAATCATACTTTTCATATCCCTATCTGTTTTGTGCCTCGTTGGATGTGAAGCATCTAATAAAGAAATCAGTGAGAACCAAATTACCCCATTAGCGGACACGGATGATGCGGTTTTGCTTCCTGTTAAACAACATGGTAAATATGGCTATATTGACCGGACAGGCAAAATAATAATTAAGCCGCAATTTGATAGCGCTTCTGATTTTTCTGAAGACTTGGCGCGAATAAAGGTTAACAAGAAAAGCGGTTATATTGACAAAACCGGTAAAGTTATTATTGAACCTCTGTTTGATTCGGCTGGTCCATTTCATGAAGGGTTGGCGCGGGTTGAAATAGCCAAAAAACACGGCTATATTGATAAGACCGGCAGGACAACAATTGATTTGCAATTTGACTACTGCGGTAATTTTTCAGAAGGGTTAGCCATGATAGGTTTTATTATTAACGAAAATAAGGATGTGCCTATATACGAGCGTCATTATAAATGTGGCTATATTGACAAGACAGGTAAAATTATAATGGAGCCTCAATTTGCTTGGGCTAATGATTTTTCTGATGGATTGGCAGTAGTAAGGATTGGGCCTGAATTCTTAAAGGGTAAATATGGTTATATTGATAAAACGGGAAAAATGGTCGTAGAGCCGCGAGACAGATCGGCCAAAGATTTCTCCGAGGGGTTAGCATGGGTATATAACGGCCTTAATGAAGGCGGGGGTTACATAGATAATACAGGTAAAATAATCATTAAAAGCGATGCGGTTGTTTCCGGCCCTTTTTCCGAAGGATTAGCCTGGATTAGAATTTATGATAAGAAGGGTGCTAAGTGGGGATATATTGATAAAACCGGGAAAATAGTAATTGACCCTCAATTTGATTACGCTTATAGTCCAAACTCGGATTTTTCTGAAGGTTTAGCTTTGGTGTCTTTAAAAGGCAGGTGGTGTTATATTGATAAAACAGGCAAGGCAGTAATTAAGTTGGAATCTGATATTTCGGGATATCCTTTTTCTCAAGGGATTGCACGGGTGGAAAAGCGAAGTTTTATAGAATCCTCGACCCAGCAGATGGGAAAAATCGGCTATATCGATAAGACCGGAAAGTATATCTGGGAACCGGCTAAATAA
- the mreD gene encoding rod shape-determining protein MreD — protein sequence MRINSLFIIVASVLTLFLQLTLLRFAEIASIKPELLFIWVIMSSFYLPLRSAVFTNWLIGIMADATSNSSLGTMGFLYLLVGLAISLLREMFFREDIAARVGITFISVYFCHFLYGAGMCFARGSLDFWFIIIKPFGIAVYTTIAGIAFFFVLAIIERVVQVKRLRDELKP from the coding sequence ATGCGGATTAATTCTTTGTTTATTATCGTTGCTTCCGTTTTGACTTTATTCTTACAGTTGACGCTGTTGCGGTTCGCGGAAATCGCGAGCATTAAGCCGGAGCTCTTGTTTATATGGGTCATAATGAGCTCTTTCTATCTTCCTTTGCGCTCGGCAGTTTTTACGAATTGGCTTATCGGTATTATGGCGGATGCGACCTCTAATTCAAGTTTGGGGACGATGGGTTTTTTATACCTGCTGGTCGGTTTGGCAATATCCTTGTTAAGGGAAATGTTTTTCCGGGAAGATATTGCCGCCAGGGTCGGCATCACCTTCATTTCCGTTTATTTTTGCCATTTCCTTTACGGGGCAGGGATGTGTTTTGCCAGGGGGTCGCTTGATTTTTGGTTTATAATAATAAAGCCTTTTGGCATTGCTGTTTACACGACAATAGCCGGGATAGCTTTTTTCTTTGTCTTGGCCATTATCGAACGTGTCGTCCAGGTGAAGCGTTTAAGGGATGAACTTAAGCCTTGA
- a CDS encoding diguanylate cyclase — MGSKEYSGKPYKLFWIILGTALIPSLWVIDYLAGPDIAMLIFYLVPIFIFTWFVGWWSGMLISFLSAVLWLTVDMITSPAYVSFEHDYLDTAIQLAFFFITVSVLTILRVTIEREKKLARIDPLTGIANGRYFLEQVQIELYKANRYHYPISLAYLDVDNFKDVNDTFGHSVGNTTLRIVAETMKQNVRLSDTVARLGGDEFAILLPQTDSHQAMLAIDKLQKVLLGEMQKNRWLVTFSIGLISCPTPPFSVDAMLKKADELMYSVKNSGKNMIKQETFTDK, encoded by the coding sequence ATGGGCTCAAAAGAATATAGCGGCAAACCATATAAGTTGTTCTGGATAATATTGGGGACGGCTTTGATTCCGTCTCTCTGGGTAATCGATTACCTTGCGGGCCCTGATATTGCAATGTTGATATTTTACCTGGTTCCTATCTTCATATTCACTTGGTTTGTCGGATGGTGGAGCGGTATGTTGATTTCTTTCCTGAGCGCGGTATTATGGCTGACCGTTGATATGATTACCAGCCCGGCTTATGTCAGCTTTGAACATGATTATTTGGACACGGCCATACAATTAGCCTTCTTTTTTATCACCGTTTCGGTTTTAACCATCCTGAGAGTAACCATCGAACGGGAGAAAAAGTTAGCCCGGATTGACCCTTTGACCGGTATTGCTAATGGAAGATATTTTTTAGAGCAAGTTCAAATTGAATTGTATAAGGCCAATCGGTATCACTATCCCATCAGCCTGGCATACCTTGATGTGGATAATTTTAAAGATGTTAATGATACTTTCGGGCATAGTGTCGGGAATACCACTTTGCGGATAGTGGCGGAGACGATGAAACAGAACGTCAGGCTAAGCGACACTGTTGCCCGGTTGGGCGGCGATGAATTTGCCATCCTCCTGCCGCAGACCGATAGCCACCAGGCAATGCTTGCAATAGATAAGCTGCAAAAGGTCCTTTTAGGGGAAATGCAGAAAAACCGGTGGCTTGTGACATTCAGCATCGGCTTGATTAGCTGTCCCACTCCGCCGTTTTCGGTCGATGCGATGCTAAAAAAGGCGGATGAATTGATGTATTCCGTAAAGAACAGCGGCAAGAATATGATAAAGCAAGAGACCTTTACGGATAAGTAA
- a CDS encoding serine/threonine protein kinase: protein MLEIPDRIRKKIKGYSKPQKVFRTNSEHILCWKTTRLEDKNQAVIKLFDWEVTEQIKAEYKAIVAIKKITHKNLVRVYDIKEDEELGLYYVMEYWGEDLRESFKYLPRQEQTIDIIKQVLEGLSELHKKVGPHRDIKPENIFIKDGQVKIGDYGLVKSKRFVTELTTVAGTHGYMAPEVLAGKPYDERCDIYSTGIVLLELLTGQRDNTNLTNRDKLTRIILKAVDKNPGKRYQTAEEFIGVLSHHKDAKDTEIIPAINKRKRKHKRNEPIVLGLARGGEDLPVKEQPEDILVKTLLSRFEELQTGSETNKILEVGNELLSRFASMQGLKYQEVYIRNITLVLAKINYEIGNFKKAEQLYQKCYALDVKLFGEYTGPSIFDLCWLGNSYLKQKRWELAIQNYLLAQQSVEKHDDSKEEKNSLAIILNNLATTYYLWGKKDIAQRLYQKTQEQLRENQPDDTIAVILYNLALTYSAMGNESAAEPLYKQALEIAAKTMKPDDERLAIIRGAASKG from the coding sequence ATGTTAGAAATACCCGACCGCATCCGGAAAAAGATTAAAGGCTACAGCAAGCCCCAAAAGGTCTTCCGCACCAATTCGGAGCATATTCTCTGCTGGAAAACTACCAGGTTGGAAGATAAAAACCAGGCAGTGATTAAACTCTTTGATTGGGAAGTAACCGAGCAAATCAAGGCGGAGTATAAGGCAATCGTTGCCATTAAGAAGATAACCCATAAGAATCTTGTTAGGGTTTATGATATTAAAGAGGATGAAGAACTCGGACTTTATTATGTTATGGAGTATTGGGGTGAAGATTTAAGGGAATCCTTTAAATATCTTCCACGTCAGGAACAGACAATTGACATCATTAAACAAGTATTAGAAGGATTATCTGAATTACACAAAAAGGTCGGCCCGCATCGTGATATCAAGCCGGAGAATATATTTATTAAAGACGGGCAGGTTAAGATTGGTGATTATGGATTGGTTAAGTCCAAACGGTTTGTGACGGAACTGACCACTGTTGCCGGCACGCACGGCTATATGGCACCGGAAGTGCTGGCGGGTAAACCCTATGATGAACGGTGTGATATATATTCTACAGGGATAGTTCTATTGGAGTTATTGACCGGACAAAGAGATAACACGAATCTCACGAATAGAGACAAATTAACACGAATAATATTAAAAGCAGTAGATAAAAATCCTGGTAAACGATACCAAACAGCAGAAGAATTTATTGGGGTACTTTCTCACCACAAAGACGCAAAGGACACAGAGATAATTCCAGCCATTAATAAAAGAAAGCGGAAACACAAACGAAATGAACCCATTGTTTTAGGGTTAGCAAGAGGCGGGGAAGATTTACCTGTCAAGGAACAACCTGAAGATATTTTGGTTAAAACGCTTCTAAGCAGGTTTGAAGAATTACAAACTGGTTCGGAAACAAATAAGATTTTAGAAGTGGGAAATGAATTGCTTTCCAGGTTTGCGTCAATGCAAGGACTAAAATATCAAGAGGTTTATATAAGGAATATCACTCTTGTTTTGGCTAAAATTAACTATGAAATAGGCAATTTTAAGAAAGCTGAACAATTATATCAAAAATGCTATGCTTTGGATGTAAAACTATTCGGAGAATACACTGGGCCGTCAATATTTGATTTATGCTGGCTTGGAAATAGTTATCTAAAGCAGAAACGCTGGGAATTAGCCATACAGAATTACCTACTTGCCCAGCAAAGCGTTGAGAAGCATGATGATTCAAAGGAGGAGAAAAATAGTTTAGCGATTATATTAAACAATCTGGCAACAACGTATTATTTATGGGGAAAGAAAGATATTGCACAACGGTTATACCAAAAGACTCAAGAACAACTGCGCGAAAATCAACCTGATGACACTATTGCGGTAATTTTATATAACCTTGCTTTGACCTATTCAGCGATGGGGAATGAGTCAGCCGCCGAGCCGTTATATAAACAGGCGCTGGAGATTGCCGCCAAAACCATGAAGCCGGATGACGAGAGATTGGCGATAATCCGGGGCGCGGCAAGTAAGGGTTGA
- a CDS encoding sigma-70 family RNA polymerase sigma factor, with the protein MGQRWQIRIGTRTTPRKQSAIKAAREGRMLTRHWDYVKPIYIASLYRPLQDILPRAIPSNDLAQFAEECIEDAFVRIKEYEEGRYKFRTFLVQKVVFPRLAEFIRGRKNRHDKLPDENELYSLARMNDFSGDFRYHALKQFVDEALRELKKDNEVQYEVVVRKIYRDMQQGEIYKELKDQYTLSLNSADAVKKANQRGLEKLKHYLREIYKRGKYVDKERPLQKWFLARLRAETTAKK; encoded by the coding sequence ATGGGTCAGCGTTGGCAGATTAGAATAGGGACACGGACGACACCGAGAAAACAATCCGCCATCAAAGCGGCGCGCGAAGGCCGGATGCTCACGAGGCACTGGGATTACGTCAAGCCGATTTATATCGCCTCGCTTTACCGTCCTTTACAGGATATTTTGCCGAGGGCGATTCCTTCCAATGACCTTGCGCAATTTGCCGAGGAATGTATTGAGGACGCGTTTGTTAGAATCAAGGAATACGAGGAAGGCAGGTATAAATTCCGCACCTTTCTGGTACAGAAAGTGGTTTTCCCCCGGCTGGCGGAATTCATCAGAGGCCGCAAGAACCGGCATGATAAACTGCCGGATGAAAATGAGCTATACTCTTTAGCACGGATGAATGATTTTAGCGGCGACTTCCGTTATCACGCCCTAAAGCAATTCGTGGATGAAGCTTTGCGGGAACTCAAGAAAGACAACGAAGTGCAATATGAAGTGGTTGTCAGGAAGATTTACCGGGATATGCAGCAAGGCGAGATATACAAGGAACTAAAGGACCAATACACCTTGAGTTTAAACTCGGCTGATGCTGTCAAGAAGGCGAATCAGCGCGGATTGGAGAAACTCAAACATTACTTGCGTGAGATTTATAAACGTGGTAAATATGTGGATAAGGAACGGCCGTTACAGAAATGGTTTTTGGCGAGATTGAGGGCGGAGACGACTGCTAAAAAGTAG
- a CDS encoding rod shape-determining protein — protein MGNFIDDILGMFSSDIGIDLGTCNTLVCVKGEGVILSEPSVVAVKRGTNKVLLNGQAVGNVAKEMLGKTPGGIVAVRPLRNGVISDFDLAEALIRYFIQKVKQHKGWKLVKPRVAISIPSGISTVEKRAVINSAERAGARKIYLVVEPIAAAIGIGLPIQEPVASMIVDIGGGTTEVAVLSLGGIVASKSIPIAGDELDEAIAQHMKTTYNLLIGEQMAERVKVAIGSAWPLEKEMTMEVGGRDLVAARPRKIIVNSEEIRESLKRPIDTIIQAIKETLEKTPPELSADLINQGITLVGGGSLLRGMDKAIAKEVQIPVRVDEDPLTAVAKGTGIVLENLDQIQESLESGEDLL, from the coding sequence ATGGGTAATTTTATTGATGATATCTTAGGCATGTTTTCCAGTGATATCGGGATTGATTTGGGCACTTGCAATACCCTGGTCTGTGTCAAAGGGGAAGGCGTTATCCTTTCCGAGCCGTCAGTCGTTGCGGTGAAAAGGGGAACGAACAAGGTTTTATTGAACGGTCAGGCGGTGGGTAACGTTGCCAAGGAAATGTTAGGGAAAACCCCGGGCGGAATCGTTGCCGTGCGCCCGTTAAGGAACGGTGTCATTTCGGATTTTGATCTGGCCGAAGCTCTTATCCGTTACTTCATACAAAAAGTCAAGCAGCATAAAGGCTGGAAGCTTGTAAAGCCCAGGGTGGCAATATCCATTCCTTCGGGCATTTCAACCGTGGAAAAACGCGCCGTCATAAACTCCGCCGAACGCGCCGGTGCGCGGAAAATTTACCTCGTGGTCGAGCCGATTGCGGCTGCCATCGGTATCGGATTACCCATCCAGGAGCCGGTTGCCAGCATGATTGTGGATATCGGCGGCGGAACGACCGAGGTGGCCGTTCTTTCTTTAGGCGGTATCGTTGCTTCAAAAAGCATTCCGATTGCCGGAGACGAATTAGACGAGGCAATCGCCCAGCATATGAAAACCACGTATAATCTGTTAATCGGTGAGCAGATGGCCGAAAGGGTCAAAGTGGCTATCGGTTCGGCATGGCCTTTGGAAAAAGAAATGACCATGGAAGTAGGCGGACGCGACCTGGTGGCTGCCCGCCCCCGTAAGATTATCGTGAATTCAGAAGAAATAAGGGAATCCCTTAAACGCCCGATAGATACGATTATCCAGGCGATTAAAGAAACCCTTGAGAAAACCCCGCCCGAATTATCGGCGGATTTGATTAACCAGGGTATCACGCTGGTTGGCGGCGGCTCTCTTTTAAGGGGCATGGATAAGGCGATTGCCAAGGAAGTGCAGATTCCCGTCAGGGTTGATGAAGACCCATTAACCGCAGTCGCTAAGGGTACGGGGATTGTCCTGGAAAATCTTGACCAGATTCAGGAAAGCCTGGAAAGCGGAGAAGATTTACTCTAA
- a CDS encoding SDR family NAD(P)-dependent oxidoreductase: MKKAIIIGATSGIGRELAKILSQNDYVVGIAGRREELLCELQKEITAKTYAKRIDVAQASTAMNSLKELINDMGGMDLLVISAGTGYINPEVDWEKEKETIDVNVSGFAAMANVGIRHFCQEGSGHLVGISSIAALRGSGEAPSYNASKAFISNYLEGIRKKTAKLKLPITVTDIQPGFVDTAMAKGEGLFWVATPAKAASQIFRAIKRKRKHAYITKRWRIIAWMLKIMPDWIYNRL, from the coding sequence ATGAAAAAGGCAATTATTATCGGCGCGACCTCCGGCATCGGGAGGGAATTGGCTAAAATCCTATCCCAAAATGATTATGTCGTTGGTATCGCCGGCCGGCGGGAGGAATTGCTCTGCGAACTCCAAAAAGAAATCACCGCCAAGACCTACGCCAAACGCATTGATGTTGCCCAAGCGTCAACCGCCATGAACTCCTTAAAAGAACTGATTAATGACATGGGCGGAATGGATTTGCTGGTTATCAGCGCCGGGACCGGCTATATAAATCCGGAAGTTGATTGGGAGAAGGAAAAGGAAACTATCGATGTGAATGTTTCCGGCTTTGCGGCGATGGCAAATGTCGGCATCCGGCACTTTTGCCAAGAGGGTTCCGGGCATCTTGTCGGGATATCCTCGATTGCCGCCCTTAGGGGGAGCGGAGAAGCCCCGTCATATAACGCGTCAAAGGCGTTTATCTCAAACTATCTTGAGGGGATAAGGAAAAAAACGGCCAAGTTAAAACTGCCGATTACCGTGACGGATATCCAGCCGGGTTTTGTTGATACGGCAATGGCAAAAGGGGAAGGCTTGTTTTGGGTGGCGACTCCGGCAAAAGCCGCCTCTCAAATATTCCGGGCCATCAAGCGCAAAAGGAAACATGCCTATATCACAAAACGCTGGCGGATTATAGCCTGGATGCTTAAGATTATGCCGGATTGGATATACAATAGATTATAA